A section of the Agromyces aurantiacus genome encodes:
- a CDS encoding RidA family protein, with protein MTERRSILVAGKAAPRGRFPHARVAGDLVFVSGTSSRRPDHTIAGADADEFGATRLDIAVQTRAVIENLREILAEAGCRLEDLVQATSYLVDMNDFAGYNAVWAEYFDESGPARTTVAVHALPHPHLRIEIQAIARRTEPTAIELQEEK; from the coding sequence ATGACCGAACGACGATCGATCCTCGTGGCCGGCAAGGCCGCGCCCCGCGGCCGGTTCCCGCACGCCAGGGTCGCCGGCGACCTCGTCTTCGTGTCGGGCACGTCGAGTCGCCGCCCCGACCACACCATCGCGGGCGCCGACGCCGACGAGTTCGGCGCGACCCGGCTCGACATCGCCGTGCAGACGCGCGCGGTCATCGAGAACCTGCGCGAGATCCTCGCCGAGGCCGGATGCCGCCTCGAGGACCTCGTGCAGGCGACGAGCTACCTCGTCGACATGAACGACTTCGCCGGGTACAACGCCGTCTGGGCGGAGTACTTCGACGAGTCCGGCCCGGCGCGGACCACCGTGGCCGTGCACGCCCTGCCGCACCCGCACCTGCGCATCGAGATCCAGGCGATCGCGAGGCGCACCGAACCGACCGCCATCGAACTCCAGGAGGAGAAATGA
- a CDS encoding 3-hydroxyanthranilate 3,4-dioxygenase, producing the protein MSTLPPVIDFAAWIAENEHLLKPPVNNKQAWQPMGDFIVQVVGGPNQRTDYHFDPYEEWFYQYRGDMHVNVMTEDGPQRIDIREGEMWLLPGNVYHSPQRPEAGSIGIVIERIREEGTLEKFAWFCPNCDTKVHEVELQVRDIVEDLPPVFRDFYESEEGRTCPNCGTVHPGKG; encoded by the coding sequence ATGAGCACCCTGCCCCCCGTCATCGACTTCGCCGCGTGGATCGCGGAGAACGAGCACCTGCTCAAGCCGCCCGTGAACAACAAGCAGGCCTGGCAGCCCATGGGCGACTTCATCGTCCAGGTCGTCGGCGGCCCCAACCAGCGCACCGACTACCACTTCGATCCCTACGAGGAGTGGTTCTACCAGTACCGCGGCGACATGCACGTGAACGTGATGACCGAGGACGGCCCGCAGCGCATCGACATCCGCGAGGGCGAGATGTGGCTGCTGCCCGGCAACGTCTACCACTCCCCCCAGCGTCCGGAGGCCGGCTCGATCGGCATCGTCATCGAGCGGATCCGCGAGGAGGGCACGCTCGAGAAGTTCGCGTGGTTCTGCCCGAACTGCGACACGAAGGTGCACGAGGTCGAACTGCAGGTCCGCGACATCGTCGAGGACCTGCCGCCCGTGTTCCGCGACTTCTACGAGAGCGAGGAGGGCCGCACCTGCCCGAACTGCGGCACGGTCCACCCCGGCAAGGGCTGA
- a CDS encoding amidohydrolase family protein, translated as MGTIDVHTHYVPSAWPDLSTRAGPGTWPSLRVDSEREAMIMLGDAEFRRIGADCWDAAARVADMDAEGVELQVVSPTPVFFAYDKSGDEAAKVARIFNDLALEICEPARDRLLPFAQVPLQDPDAACAEVDRAVASGHVGVEIGNHVGDRDLDHEGIVTFLQHCAGRGIPVFVHPWDMAGSPRLDRWMARWLTGMPAETHLSIIAMVLGGVFDRVPDSLRIAFAHGGGSFAFWLGRFENAWHRRPDLIGVSERPPSEYLDRFSVDSVVFDPAALRLLVETLGADRVMVGSDYPYPLGERPVGAVVDRADFLSDADRAAIRHGNARRFLGV; from the coding sequence GTGGGCACGATCGACGTCCACACGCATTACGTGCCGAGCGCTTGGCCCGACCTCTCCACGCGGGCCGGGCCGGGCACGTGGCCGTCGTTGCGGGTCGACTCCGAGCGCGAGGCGATGATCATGCTCGGCGACGCCGAGTTCCGTCGCATCGGCGCCGACTGCTGGGATGCCGCGGCGCGCGTCGCCGACATGGACGCCGAGGGGGTCGAGCTCCAGGTCGTCTCCCCCACGCCGGTCTTCTTCGCCTACGACAAGTCGGGCGACGAAGCCGCGAAGGTCGCGCGAATCTTCAACGACCTCGCGCTGGAGATCTGCGAACCGGCGCGCGATCGCCTGCTCCCGTTCGCGCAGGTGCCGCTCCAGGATCCGGATGCCGCCTGCGCCGAGGTCGACCGGGCCGTGGCATCCGGGCATGTCGGCGTCGAGATCGGCAATCACGTCGGCGACCGCGACCTCGACCACGAGGGCATCGTGACCTTCCTCCAGCATTGCGCCGGTCGCGGGATCCCCGTGTTCGTGCACCCCTGGGACATGGCCGGCTCCCCGCGGCTGGATCGGTGGATGGCGCGCTGGCTGACCGGCATGCCGGCCGAGACGCACCTCTCGATCATCGCGATGGTGCTCGGCGGCGTCTTCGACCGCGTGCCCGACTCGTTGCGGATCGCCTTCGCCCACGGCGGGGGCTCGTTCGCGTTCTGGCTGGGCCGGTTCGAGAACGCCTGGCATCGTCGACCCGACCTCATCGGCGTGAGCGAGCGGCCGCCATCCGAGTACCTCGACCGCTTCAGCGTCGACTCCGTCGTCTTCGATCCGGCCGCCCTCCGGCTGCTCGTCGAGACGCTGGGCGCCGACCGTGTGATGGTCGGCAGCGACTACCCCTACCCGCTCGGCGAGCGCCCCGTCGGCGCGGTGGTCGACCGGGCCGACTTCCTCTCCGATGCCGACCGGGCCGCGATCCGGCACGGCAACGCACGCCGCTTCCTGGGCGTGTGA
- the kynU gene encoding kynureninase → MNTPTSVAHSLDRATCTALDAADALAPFRDRFVLPAGVVYLDGNSLGALPGHTAAHVQRVITEEWGTGLIRSWNDAGWFAKPVALGDRIAPLIGAAPGEVVLGDSTSASLFQAAVAAVRMRPGRRVVVSERGSFPTDLYMLEAVQELLGGDEPLERRLIHDEGPSLEDVLGDDVAVVVLTHVDYRTGRMRDLAEVTRQVQASGALMLWDLCHSAGAVPVDLNGAGADLAIGCTYKYLNGGPGAPSFIWVAERHQSAAKPALTGWHGHARPFDFEFGYAPADGITRFRVGTPQLLSMAALEASLEIWEEVDLEAVREKSLRLTELFISLVDARLAPWGVEVVTPRQSALRGSQVALRVEDGFAVMQALIERGVIGDFRAPDLMRFGFAPLYVSHADVWDAVAALEEILSTEVWREPRFARRGAVT, encoded by the coding sequence ATGAACACGCCGACCTCGGTCGCCCACTCGCTCGACCGCGCCACGTGCACCGCCCTCGATGCGGCGGATGCGCTCGCCCCGTTCCGGGACCGCTTCGTCCTGCCCGCGGGCGTGGTCTACCTCGACGGGAACTCGCTGGGGGCGCTCCCCGGGCACACGGCCGCGCACGTCCAGCGCGTCATCACCGAGGAGTGGGGCACCGGGCTGATCCGCAGCTGGAACGACGCCGGATGGTTCGCCAAGCCCGTCGCGCTCGGCGACCGCATCGCCCCCCTGATCGGCGCCGCACCCGGCGAGGTGGTGCTCGGCGACTCGACATCGGCGAGCCTGTTCCAGGCGGCCGTCGCGGCCGTGCGGATGCGCCCGGGGCGACGCGTCGTCGTCTCGGAGCGGGGAAGCTTCCCGACCGACCTCTACATGCTCGAGGCCGTGCAGGAGCTCCTCGGCGGCGACGAGCCGCTCGAGCGCCGCTTGATCCACGACGAGGGGCCAAGCCTCGAGGACGTGCTCGGCGACGACGTCGCCGTGGTCGTGCTCACGCACGTCGACTACCGCACGGGCCGCATGCGCGACCTCGCCGAGGTGACCCGGCAGGTGCAGGCGTCGGGGGCGCTGATGCTGTGGGACCTCTGCCACAGCGCGGGCGCAGTGCCGGTCGACCTGAACGGCGCCGGCGCCGACCTCGCGATCGGCTGCACGTACAAGTACCTCAACGGCGGCCCCGGGGCACCCTCGTTCATCTGGGTCGCCGAGCGTCACCAGTCCGCCGCCAAACCGGCACTCACCGGATGGCACGGCCACGCGCGCCCGTTCGACTTCGAGTTCGGCTACGCGCCCGCCGACGGCATCACCCGATTCCGCGTGGGCACCCCGCAGCTGCTGTCGATGGCGGCGCTCGAGGCGAGCCTCGAGATCTGGGAGGAGGTCGACCTCGAGGCGGTCCGCGAGAAGAGCCTGCGGCTGACCGAGCTGTTCATCTCGCTGGTGGACGCCCGACTCGCCCCGTGGGGCGTCGAGGTCGTCACCCCTCGCCAGTCGGCGCTGCGCGGCAGCCAGGTCGCCCTGCGCGTCGAGGACGGCTTCGCCGTGATGCAGGCGCTCATCGAGCGCGGCGTCATCGGCGACTTCCGCGCGCCCGACCTCATGCGCTTCGGCTTCGCCCCGCTCTACGTCTCGCACGCCGACGTGTGGGACGCGGTCGCGGCCCTCGAGGAGATCCTCTCGACGGAGGTGTGGCGGGAGCCGCGATTCGCCCGGAGGGGCGCGGTCACCTGA
- a CDS encoding amidohydrolase family protein — translation MNRMDDLVAIDVHTHPQTEEFLAAMGARHQQMAKHFGRERPVVSFAEQADQYRDRRMMAVIVNSDSETTSGIPGAPNDLLGRAQADHPDVFLAFAGIDPWKGEAAIAEIRRMHAEYGIKGVGELNPSRQKFLANDRRFFPIWETCAELGLVVMFHSGFPGAGAGTPGGGGYRLENARPIPYLDDVAAEFPELKIISAHPAWPWHLENLAMVWHKSNVYLDLSGWAPKYLPPEVVRYADSLITDRVLFGSDWPVMTADRWMDEFAGLPFEDESRRKILLGNARGLFGI, via the coding sequence ATGAACCGCATGGACGATCTCGTCGCCATCGACGTGCACACCCACCCGCAGACCGAGGAGTTCCTCGCCGCGATGGGCGCGCGCCACCAGCAGATGGCGAAGCACTTCGGCCGCGAGCGCCCGGTGGTGTCGTTCGCCGAGCAGGCCGACCAGTACCGCGACCGCCGCATGATGGCCGTCATCGTGAACTCCGACTCGGAGACGACCTCCGGCATCCCCGGCGCCCCCAACGACCTGCTCGGCCGGGCCCAGGCCGACCACCCCGACGTGTTCCTCGCGTTCGCCGGCATCGACCCGTGGAAGGGCGAGGCGGCGATCGCCGAGATCCGGCGCATGCACGCCGAGTACGGCATCAAGGGGGTGGGCGAGCTCAACCCGTCGCGGCAGAAGTTCCTGGCCAACGACCGGCGGTTCTTCCCGATCTGGGAGACCTGCGCCGAGCTGGGGCTCGTCGTCATGTTCCACTCGGGCTTCCCGGGCGCCGGCGCGGGAACGCCGGGCGGCGGCGGGTACCGCCTCGAGAACGCCCGTCCCATCCCGTACCTCGACGACGTCGCCGCCGAGTTCCCCGAGCTGAAGATCATCAGCGCGCACCCCGCCTGGCCGTGGCACCTCGAGAACCTCGCCATGGTGTGGCACAAGTCGAACGTGTACCTCGACCTGTCGGGCTGGGCGCCGAAGTACCTGCCGCCCGAGGTCGTGCGCTACGCCGACTCGCTCATCACCGACCGCGTGCTGTTCGGCTCCGACTGGCCCGTGATGACCGCCGACCGGTGGATGGACGAGTTCGCCGGGCTGCCGTTCGAGGACGAGTCCCGGCGGAAGATCCTGCTCGGCAACGCCCGCGGGCTCTTCGGGATCTGA
- a CDS encoding CaiB/BaiF CoA transferase family protein — protein MSPRTESSGPPARGGGPLAGIRVVELGQYISGPYAAKLLADLGADVVKVESPEGDPMRRWEGHGAMSPQFAAYNRGKRAVTLDLKTEGGIAALHALARDADVLIENFRPGVATRLGFGPEALHDLNPRIITCSITGFGPTGPYAARPAYDTVISAVGAMYSQVVPADTLRPLGPAFSDLLSGMSAAQAVLAALHAREARGEGEHVEVSMVGSLIDFLTEAASTYLETGQVAGPDSRPRRAQAYACVGADGRAFVIHMSVPEKFWTGLLAVLERPDLADDPRFATREARVRNYDALDAELKAITGRMPRQHWLDRLEAHDIPHGPLNTVADLFDDPQVASMALVEEIPGPDGAPLRVPAPSTVFHASGRPALRAAPRLGEGQADVLAAAAASASTTVASTTTASTTTDERSRA, from the coding sequence ATGAGCCCCCGCACCGAGTCATCCGGCCCGCCCGCCCGAGGCGGCGGCCCGCTCGCGGGCATCCGCGTCGTCGAGCTCGGCCAGTACATCTCAGGCCCCTACGCGGCCAAGCTGCTCGCCGACCTCGGCGCCGACGTGGTCAAGGTCGAGTCGCCCGAGGGCGACCCGATGCGCCGGTGGGAGGGCCACGGCGCGATGAGCCCCCAGTTCGCGGCGTACAACCGCGGCAAGCGCGCCGTCACGCTCGACCTCAAGACCGAGGGCGGGATCGCCGCGCTGCACGCGCTCGCGCGCGACGCCGACGTGCTGATCGAGAACTTCCGGCCGGGCGTGGCCACCCGGCTCGGCTTCGGGCCCGAGGCCCTGCACGACCTCAACCCGCGGATCATCACGTGCTCGATCACGGGGTTCGGCCCGACCGGTCCCTACGCCGCCCGGCCCGCGTACGACACCGTCATCTCGGCGGTCGGCGCGATGTACAGCCAGGTCGTGCCGGCCGACACGCTGCGACCCCTCGGGCCGGCGTTCTCGGACCTGCTCTCGGGCATGTCGGCGGCGCAGGCCGTGCTCGCCGCGCTGCACGCGCGCGAGGCGCGGGGCGAGGGCGAGCACGTCGAGGTGTCGATGGTCGGCTCGCTGATCGACTTCCTCACCGAGGCCGCGTCCACCTACCTCGAGACCGGCCAGGTCGCCGGGCCCGACTCCCGCCCACGCCGCGCGCAGGCCTACGCGTGCGTCGGGGCCGACGGCAGGGCGTTCGTCATCCACATGTCGGTGCCCGAGAAGTTCTGGACGGGCCTGCTCGCCGTGCTCGAGCGGCCCGACCTCGCCGACGACCCCCGCTTCGCCACGCGCGAGGCGCGCGTGCGCAATTACGACGCGCTCGACGCCGAGCTCAAGGCGATCACCGGGCGGATGCCGCGGCAGCACTGGCTCGACCGGCTCGAGGCGCACGACATCCCGCACGGGCCGCTCAACACGGTCGCCGACCTGTTCGACGATCCGCAGGTCGCCTCGATGGCGCTCGTCGAGGAGATCCCCGGCCCGGATGGCGCGCCACTGCGCGTGCCCGCGCCGAGCACCGTGTTCCACGCGAGCGGGCGACCGGCCCTTCGCGCGGCGCCGCGGCTCGGCGAGGGACAGGCCGACGTGCTCGCCGCGGCCGCGGCATCCGCCTCGACCACCGTCGCCTCGACGACCACCGCCTCGACGACCACCGACGAACGGAGCCGCGCATGA
- a CDS encoding OsmC family protein, protein MSADLIDRPRLRASLHRIADRTRADAASARMRPWVAARLEGDVASVSEFEQYGTRYAFRSDESAERGGHDSAPSPMRYLLSSIAFCVLGWTAKTWSAADIAVRSLEAEVRTCLDLRGEHLVEAVPAHPLWFVVEVRIDDDASPQQAVGLLHEAIRRCPTTALVSKAVPLHLVLVQRGWTVLDTRPDDLRNEHREEQTR, encoded by the coding sequence ATGTCCGCTGACCTCATCGACCGGCCGCGGTTGCGCGCGTCGCTCCACCGCATCGCCGATCGGACCCGGGCCGACGCGGCATCCGCTCGCATGCGCCCCTGGGTCGCCGCGCGACTCGAGGGCGACGTCGCCTCCGTGTCGGAGTTCGAGCAGTACGGCACGCGCTACGCCTTCCGCTCCGACGAGTCCGCCGAGCGCGGCGGCCACGACTCCGCGCCGAGCCCGATGCGCTACCTCCTCAGCTCGATCGCGTTCTGCGTGCTCGGCTGGACGGCGAAGACCTGGTCGGCGGCGGACATCGCGGTGCGCTCGCTCGAGGCCGAGGTGCGCACGTGCCTCGACCTGCGGGGCGAGCACCTCGTCGAGGCGGTGCCGGCCCATCCGCTCTGGTTCGTGGTCGAGGTGCGCATCGACGACGACGCCTCCCCCCAGCAGGCGGTGGGCCTGCTCCACGAGGCGATCCGCCGATGCCCCACCACCGCGCTCGTGTCGAAGGCCGTGCCGCTGCACCTCGTGCTCGTGCAGCGGGGCTGGACGGTGCTCGACACCCGACCCGACGACCTCAGGAACGAGCACCGAGAGGAGCAGACCCGATGA
- a CDS encoding alcohol dehydrogenase catalytic domain-containing protein: MRAALLQAHGLDGIDVARVAAPAPGDGEVLIRVETVGVNQLDLNVIVGRGPGAAAKLPRILGIDPAGEVVEVGAGVDRSRVGERVVVKPNIPCGRCDACLAGHEADCPAQQVVGVHLDGGAAEYVAVPAEVAFDRDGLDAATATATIHSLPIVLNAFDAAGVRAGERVLVTGASGTLGRVAIEYGLHLGADVTAATRHPLDDAPDGARVVVTGPDADLAGALERAAAVTGLEAAGFDAVVDVSGSAALLGQAIAALGWRGRAAFCAASVDTRLTIDARDFYLSRKRLAGVASADLDQVRRALDLVRDGAVRPRIGARYVLDNVARAYREFPTTTPGKVIIDVR, translated from the coding sequence GTGCGTGCAGCCCTCCTCCAGGCCCATGGCCTCGACGGAATCGACGTCGCACGCGTCGCCGCGCCTGCACCCGGCGACGGCGAGGTCCTCATCCGCGTCGAGACCGTCGGCGTCAACCAGCTCGACCTCAACGTCATCGTCGGTCGGGGCCCCGGTGCGGCGGCCAAGCTCCCCCGCATCCTCGGCATCGACCCGGCCGGCGAGGTGGTCGAGGTCGGCGCCGGCGTCGACCGCTCGCGCGTCGGCGAGCGCGTCGTCGTGAAGCCCAACATCCCCTGCGGCCGCTGCGACGCCTGCCTCGCCGGTCATGAGGCGGACTGCCCGGCCCAGCAGGTCGTCGGCGTCCATCTCGACGGCGGCGCCGCCGAGTACGTCGCGGTGCCCGCCGAGGTCGCGTTCGACCGCGACGGCCTGGATGCCGCGACCGCGACGGCGACCATCCACAGCCTGCCGATCGTGCTCAACGCCTTCGACGCCGCCGGCGTCCGCGCCGGCGAGCGGGTGCTCGTCACGGGAGCGAGCGGAACCCTCGGCCGGGTCGCGATCGAGTACGGCCTGCACCTCGGCGCCGACGTGACCGCCGCCACGCGGCATCCGCTCGACGACGCCCCCGACGGCGCCCGCGTCGTGGTCACGGGCCCCGACGCCGACCTCGCCGGCGCCCTCGAACGCGCGGCCGCCGTGACCGGACTCGAGGCCGCGGGGTTCGACGCGGTCGTCGACGTCAGCGGCAGCGCCGCGCTGCTCGGCCAGGCGATCGCCGCGCTCGGCTGGCGCGGACGTGCGGCATTCTGCGCGGCATCCGTCGACACGCGCCTCACGATCGACGCCCGCGACTTCTACCTCTCGCGCAAGCGCCTCGCCGGCGTCGCGAGCGCCGACCTCGACCAGGTGCGCCGTGCGCTCGACCTCGTGCGCGACGGCGCCGTGCGCCCCCGCATCGGAGCGCGCTACGTGCTCGACAACGTGGCACGCGCCTACCGCGAGTTCCCCACCACGACCCCGGGCAAGGTGATCATCGATGTCCGCTGA
- a CDS encoding ABC transporter substrate-binding protein, with amino-acid sequence MRRSIPRSGLAAAAGLAVFALLTGCATAGDAAGGGDSDPVELAEGEPGEPEDTEITVAIPFPDITMYSMYVLATDLGYYEEEGLSVEVITADNVTAAVASGSADIGVESTGTVIEAIRGGVEVDLVSGHYCRQNFDFAVQPEIESVEDLEGSAIVLAGTPGDPAEFQRARVLAEEGWDLEGVNVEVVYPGPGSESWTEFFVNDRITLQPFYGDDRPALEEAGAEFPVEALRNWANDVMVAGSGYVEENPNTLVRFLRATLKAVEFMTAPAPGEIPENADEVLDIYEANDFDVSGLRGSDSPWVLDGHLACQNLYFDTEAWDTTVETQELQPIEFDEAQLVYLEKAQELLGLDNSGPETLPYP; translated from the coding sequence ATGCGCAGATCCATCCCCCGCTCCGGCCTCGCAGCGGCCGCCGGCCTGGCAGTGTTCGCACTGCTGACCGGCTGCGCCACCGCGGGCGATGCCGCCGGAGGCGGCGACAGCGACCCCGTCGAGCTCGCCGAGGGCGAGCCCGGCGAGCCCGAGGACACCGAGATCACGGTGGCCATCCCCTTCCCCGACATCACCATGTACTCGATGTACGTGCTCGCGACCGACCTCGGCTACTACGAGGAGGAGGGCCTCAGCGTCGAGGTCATCACCGCCGACAACGTGACGGCGGCCGTGGCATCCGGCAGTGCCGACATCGGCGTCGAGTCGACCGGAACGGTCATCGAGGCCATCCGCGGCGGCGTCGAGGTCGACCTCGTGTCCGGGCACTACTGCCGGCAGAACTTCGACTTCGCGGTGCAGCCCGAGATCGAGTCCGTCGAGGACCTCGAGGGCAGCGCGATCGTCCTCGCGGGCACGCCCGGCGACCCGGCCGAGTTCCAGCGGGCCCGCGTGCTCGCCGAGGAGGGCTGGGACCTCGAGGGCGTGAACGTCGAGGTCGTCTACCCGGGCCCCGGCTCGGAATCGTGGACGGAGTTCTTCGTCAACGACCGCATCACCCTGCAGCCGTTCTACGGCGACGACCGCCCGGCGCTCGAGGAGGCCGGGGCGGAGTTCCCCGTCGAGGCGCTCCGCAACTGGGCGAACGACGTCATGGTCGCCGGGTCGGGCTACGTCGAGGAGAACCCCAACACGCTCGTGCGGTTCCTGCGGGCGACGCTGAAGGCGGTCGAGTTCATGACCGCCCCGGCACCGGGCGAGATCCCCGAGAACGCCGACGAGGTCCTCGACATCTACGAGGCGAACGACTTCGACGTCTCGGGCCTCCGCGGCTCCGACAGCCCGTGGGTGCTCGACGGCCACCTCGCCTGCCAGAACCTCTACTTCGACACCGAGGCCTGGGACACGACCGTCGAGACCCAGGAGTTGCAGCCGATCGAGTTCGACGAGGCCCAGCTCGTCTACCTCGAGAAGGCGCAGGAGCTCCTCGGCCTCGACAACTCCGGCCCGGAGACCCTCCCCTACCCCTGA
- a CDS encoding RidA family protein — translation MHKQIVEPAGVYPPTADFSQAIRVSGGDLVFVSGIIGMRPDGTMPADVREQVELAFANLARVLDAAGASPADVVKVNVFVRDDFRLVRDDVREIRARHFTHDFPVSTLVQVAGFASPEYRFEIEAIAAVPTRADAAASAVAPSG, via the coding sequence GTGCACAAGCAGATCGTGGAACCCGCCGGGGTGTACCCGCCCACGGCCGACTTCAGCCAGGCCATCCGCGTCTCGGGCGGCGACCTCGTGTTCGTCAGCGGGATCATCGGCATGCGCCCGGACGGCACGATGCCGGCCGACGTCCGCGAGCAGGTCGAGCTCGCCTTCGCGAACCTGGCGCGCGTGCTGGACGCCGCGGGCGCGAGCCCCGCCGACGTCGTCAAGGTGAACGTGTTCGTCCGCGACGACTTCCGGCTCGTGCGCGACGACGTGCGCGAGATCCGCGCGCGCCACTTCACGCACGACTTCCCCGTCTCGACGCTCGTGCAGGTCGCGGGCTTCGCCTCGCCGGAGTACCGCTTCGAGATCGAGGCGATCGCTGCCGTGCCCACCCGAGCGGATGCCGCGGCGTCAGCCGTCGCCCCCAGCGGCTGA
- a CDS encoding ABC transporter permease — translation MTVTSATGTNRIVRPRRVVRRGEARWGLLLLVVVGGILLVWEAVVSWFQLVPAAFLPPPSEIVVAFVRLLGEPEFWAAFAYSMGNALVGLAMAIVVGVVVGLAVGWSPVLRFTVAPFLWLLYSTPKVALAPLFILVLGLGNESKIALVFLLAVFPIILNTMEGAVTVSPSLVNAGRVFGVNGIALGWKVIFPATLPYSLSGIQRGAALGFTGEVLGEFLGGTGGLGHLLEYAAYQFMMAEAIAMVIVMVIIANLTLWLISVLRRRLAPWYDDRKIAGAS, via the coding sequence ATGACCGTCACCTCCGCCACCGGAACGAACCGCATCGTCCGGCCGCGGCGCGTCGTGCGCCGTGGCGAGGCCAGGTGGGGACTCCTGCTGCTCGTCGTGGTGGGCGGCATCCTGCTCGTGTGGGAGGCCGTGGTCAGCTGGTTCCAGCTGGTGCCCGCCGCCTTCCTGCCGCCGCCCTCCGAGATCGTCGTCGCCTTCGTGCGCCTGCTCGGCGAACCCGAATTCTGGGCCGCGTTCGCGTACAGCATGGGCAACGCGCTGGTCGGCCTGGCCATGGCGATCGTCGTCGGCGTGGTCGTCGGGCTCGCGGTGGGCTGGTCGCCGGTGCTGCGGTTCACCGTCGCGCCGTTCCTCTGGCTCCTGTATTCGACCCCGAAGGTCGCGCTCGCCCCGTTGTTCATCCTCGTGCTGGGGCTCGGCAACGAGTCGAAGATCGCGCTGGTGTTCCTGCTCGCGGTGTTCCCGATCATCCTCAACACGATGGAGGGCGCGGTGACGGTGAGCCCGTCGCTCGTGAACGCCGGCCGCGTGTTCGGCGTGAACGGCATCGCGCTCGGCTGGAAGGTCATCTTCCCCGCGACCCTGCCGTACAGCCTCTCCGGCATCCAGCGCGGCGCGGCCCTCGGCTTCACGGGCGAGGTGCTCGGCGAGTTCCTCGGCGGCACGGGCGGCCTCGGCCACCTGCTGGAGTACGCGGCGTACCAGTTCATGATGGCCGAGGCGATCGCGATGGTGATCGTCATGGTGATCATCGCGAACCTCACGCTGTGGCTCATTTCGGTGCTGCGCCGCCGGCTCGCGCCGTGGTACGACGATCGCAAGATCGCCGGGGCGTCGTAG
- a CDS encoding ABC transporter permease, translating to MSAFLAAGPNLGRGGLAAWLAGLSARGKALVLAGEVVVMLVVWELVVGVFGWINPVFFPPPSAIWQGFLELVGSGALAANLAVSVQAWLTGFAVAVVIGIPVGLLMGSVLAVDRIVGPIAWTIYATPTIAYQPLAKAWFGFGIGPVIFLVAISALFPILLNIAAGMRTTNPSIIRAGRVYGASRMQLYRSVYLPSTVPFLFAGLRQAVVLATIGMVVAEMAGSSSGMGALIIRSANTYQTDQAFAAIAVVVVWSVGMTQVVTLVERWVAPWTRKGRR from the coding sequence ATGAGCGCCTTCCTCGCCGCGGGGCCGAACCTCGGCCGAGGCGGCCTCGCGGCCTGGCTCGCCGGACTGAGCGCGCGCGGCAAGGCGCTCGTGCTGGCGGGCGAGGTCGTCGTGATGCTCGTCGTCTGGGAGCTCGTCGTCGGCGTCTTCGGCTGGATCAACCCGGTGTTCTTCCCGCCGCCGTCGGCGATCTGGCAGGGCTTCCTCGAGCTCGTCGGGAGCGGGGCGCTCGCCGCGAACCTGGCCGTCTCGGTCCAGGCGTGGCTGACCGGCTTCGCCGTCGCGGTCGTCATCGGCATCCCGGTCGGCCTGCTCATGGGCTCGGTGCTCGCGGTCGACCGCATCGTGGGACCCATCGCGTGGACGATCTACGCCACGCCGACCATCGCGTACCAGCCGCTCGCGAAGGCGTGGTTCGGGTTCGGCATCGGCCCGGTGATCTTCCTCGTGGCGATCAGCGCGCTCTTCCCGATCCTGCTCAACATCGCGGCGGGCATGCGCACGACCAACCCGTCGATCATCCGCGCCGGCCGGGTCTACGGGGCGAGCCGGATGCAGCTGTACCGCTCGGTGTACCTGCCCTCGACCGTGCCGTTCCTGTTCGCCGGGCTCCGGCAGGCCGTGGTGCTCGCGACGATCGGCATGGTGGTCGCCGAGATGGCCGGTTCCTCGTCGGGCATGGGCGCGCTCATCATCCGCTCGGCGAACACCTACCAGACCGACCAGGCCTTCGCCGCGATCGCCGTCGTGGTGGTCTGGAGCGTGGGCATGACGCAGGTGGTGACCCTCGTGGAGCGCTGGGTCGCGCCGTGGACCAGGAAGGGCCGGCGATGA